Part of the Sodalinema gerasimenkoae IPPAS B-353 genome is shown below.
GGCCGCTCCCGCCTGCCAGAGACGGACAATGGGAGTTGGGAACGTGGGTGGTTGACCTGCCCAAGCCAGGGTTTTACCATCGGGACTTAAGGCAATGGCGGAGGCTCCCCCTTGCTGACGGGTGAGAATAGAAGTATTGACTGGGTTCCCCTGCATATCAATCAGCAGCGCCTCACCAAACTGACCTGCTAAGAGATTACCATCGGCACTAATACTCACCGGAAAACGGCTAGAGGACTCATGTTGATAGCGTCGTTCTCCCTGTTGCCAATCCCAAACATCTACCTGTCCCGGAGAGCCTCCAGACCCGTCATTGGCCCAAATTGCCGGAGTTTGGGTCACCAGATAGCGACCATCAGGGGTAAACTGAAGGTTCGTGATGTCATGGGAGTCTCCCTGGAGCGATCGCAGCGGCTCGGCTGAGTTTCCCCCAACATCCCACAACTGCACCTGAGTGCTATCCTGAGATCCATCAGGTAAGTTCATCTCTACAGTCGCCAAAGTTTGTCCATCGGGACTCAGGGCGATCGTCTCAAGCAGTCCTACATCCATCGACGTCTCTAACGACCCATTGTCGAGAGACCACCGTTGCAATTCCCCGGCACAGGCTGCCCAAAGTTGGCTCCCATCCGAGGTAAAGGCGACATCTTGACATCCCGCATCTCCCCCCAAGGTTTGTTGAGCTTCGCCGCTATTGAGATCCCAAAGAATCAAGGAATCTTCGGTGCTTAATCGTCCTTGACTGCGGCTAGTTGTCGCCAGGGTTTGACCATCGGGACTCATGACCATGGCTGTGGGAGGAACTGTTGCCATTGGGGACTGTCCTGCTGGCCGATGGCCTTCCAGACGATGTAACACCTGCCCTGACGCCACATCCCAGACCTTGAGAGCATCATAACTGGCAATGGCCAACGTTTG
Proteins encoded:
- a CDS encoding WD40 repeat domain-containing protein yields the protein MLHCRTSRLLLSLSLAVALGGIIGCAADPPTDDSDPTTETSPVSEPDSDLAQDPDEVADDSPEATPVDWAMADMTHVLEGHDESPTKLVFSPDGQTLAIASYDALKVWDVASGQVLHRLEGHRPAGQSPMATVPPTAMVMSPDGQTLATTSRSQGRLSTEDSLILWDLNSGEAQQTLGGDAGCQDVAFTSDGSQLWAACAGELQRWSLDNGSLETSMDVGLLETIALSPDGQTLATVEMNLPDGSQDSTQVQLWDVGGNSAEPLRSLQGDSHDITNLQFTPDGRYLVTQTPAIWANDGSGGSPGQVDVWDWQQGERRYQHESSSRFPVSISADGNLLAGQFGEALLIDMQGNPVNTSILTRQQGGASAIALSPDGKTLAWAGQPPTFPTPIVRLWQAGAATEPTHESADGDRDQYTSLEELPSERTTRDIERFTQDNFGLTETVGIEEETLTLNMPDTNRAEAILTLDSLPDDSVGAVRYRLEFDLQEDGVTWELVWAGRQQQCRRGPTPEDEWTTELCT